The following proteins are encoded in a genomic region of Gossypium hirsutum isolate 1008001.06 chromosome D05, Gossypium_hirsutum_v2.1, whole genome shotgun sequence:
- the LOC107904984 gene encoding 24-methylenesterol C-methyltransferase 2, whose translation MDSLSLFCTGALLAGGLYWFVCVLGPAEQKGKRAVDLSGGSISAEKVRDNYKQYWSFFRRPKEIETAEKVPDFVDTFYNLVTDIYEWGWGQSFHFSPSIPGKSHRDATRLHEEMAVDLIDVKPGDRILDVGCGVGGPMRAIAAHSRAKVVGITINDYQVNRARMHNKKAGLDSLCEVVCGNFLEMPFQDNSFDGAYSIEATCHAPKLEDVYAEVFRVLKPGSLYVSYEWVTTEKYRADNPEHVEVIQGIERGDALPGLRSYSDIAEAAKKVGFEIVKEKDLAKPPSLPWWTRLKMGRIAYWRNHILVIVLAAIGIAPKGTVDVHDMLFKTADYLTRGGDSGIFSPMHMILLRKPKEAPSKS comes from the coding sequence atggattctctttctctcttctgTACCGGGGCTCTTTTAGCCGGCGGTCTGTACTGGTTCGTTTGCGTTTTAGGCCCCGCAGAGCAGAAGGGCAAGCGAGCTGTCGATCTCTCCGGCGGTTCCATTTCCGCTGAAAAGGTTCGAGACAACTACAAGCAGTATTGGTCTTTCTTCCGCCGCCCAAAGGAGATCGAAACCGCCGAGAAAGTCCCGGACTTCGTCGACACTTTTTACAATCTAGTCACCGATATATACGAATGGGGCTGGGGTCAATCCTTTCATTTCTCTCCTTCCATCCCCGGGAAATCTCACCGTGACGCGACGCGTCTCCACGAAGAGATGGCCGTCGATCTCATCGACGTCAAACCCGGAGACCGAATCCTCGACGTAGGATGCGGGGTAGGCGGACCTATGCGTGCCATTGCGGCTCACTCGCGTGCTAAAGTCGTGGGCATCACGATCAACGATTACCAAGTGAACCGCGCCCGGATGCACAACAAGAAAGCCGGGCTAGATTCTCTTTGCGAAGTTGTTTGCGGGAACTTCCTGGAGATGCCGTTTCAAGACAACAGCTTCGACGGCGCCTACTCCATCGAAGCAACATGCCACGCGCCGAAACTGGAAGATGTCTACGCCGAGGTTTTCCGGGTATTGAAACCCGGATCTCTCTACGTGTCTTACGAGTGGGTCACAACTGAAAAGTACCGAGCAGATAACCCCGAGCACGTGGAGGTTATTCAAGGTATCGAAAGAGGCGATGCTTTGCCTGGCCTCAGGAGCTACTCCGATATTGCCGAGGCTGCAAAAAAGGTAGGATTTGAGATTGTGAAGGAGAAGGATCTGGCCAAGCCACCGTCTCTCCCCTGGTGGACTAGGCTTAAGATGGGTAGAATCGCCTACTGGAGGAACCACATTCTCGTCATTGTGCTGGCTGCCATAGGCATAGCTCCTAAAGGAACCGTTGATGTTCACGATATGTTGTTCAAGACCGCTGATTATTTGACCAGAGGTGGGGATTCTGGAATTTTTTCCCCCATGCACATGATTCTCCTCAGAAAACCCAAGGAGGCTCCTTCAAAATCCTAG